The DNA region TCGTTCGTCGGAACGCCGGAGGATTCACCCTCCACCGTCTTCGAGAGGATATCGAGTATCTCTCCCGCGTCATGACAGACCGGCAGTCCCGTCTGCTCCAGAACCAGGACCGGCCTTCCGATCACCTGAGCGAATTTCGCCCTGTCGGCCTCGGAGGCCTTCTCCGTCGCTTCCATCGTGAAGAGCGCAAAGAGCCCGTCCTTCGGCGCGTTGCCCCACACACCGAATGCGCCGGGCGGGAGCTTCTCCAGGAGTGCGGCGATCTCCGGGTCAGGCTTGTCGAAGACTTCCACGTACTTCGTGGAAGCGACATCCACGGCTTTCATCTCGCCCTCGTAGAGCTTGTTGAACTCCTTCAGCGTTCCGGCCGGGTCGGTGCTCTTGAAGAACGACTCATCGAGTCCGAGCGCCTTGCTGATCTTCAGTGTCCGCTTTTCGACCGATCCGACGAGGTTGATGATCTTGTTGATCTCCGGCGCGGGGAAGATGTTGTAGATCGAGAACTGGGGATTCGGGCGAGTGTCCTTCTCGTCGAGTCGCCGGTCAACGCGGCCGATCCGCTGGATGAGCCGGACCGGATTCCAGTGGATGTCGTAGTTCAGGATGACCCCTGCCTCCTGGAGATTCACGCCCTCGCTGAGCACGTCTGTGGAGATCAGAACGTCAATCCGCTTGGGAACGGACGGCGCATGCTTCTCCGGGTTGTAGAATGGGCAGAACGCATACAGGATGGCGGCGCGGGTGTCCTCTACACGAGAATCTATCCGGGCGACATTGAAGCCGGTCAGCCGAGCTTTGAGTTCCTGTTCGAGATACTCGGCGGTCCGGCGGCTCTGGGTGAAGACGAGAACGCGGCTCTTCTTCGCCAGTTCCTCGAGGATGACCGGGCACACCTGTTCCAGTTTGGGATCAGGTTGCTGCCTCGCCTTCAGAATCGCGTCGTGAATCTGTCGCAGGTATCCGAGGTCGGCGATGATTCCGTTCTTCCATCGTTCGCGGTCGTACTTCTCCTCGGTGAAGTCTCGCAGTTTCTTCTGCAGTCCTCTCGACCGGACGGCAATCTGCAGCCACTCGTCCGCCTCGTCGCCGGAGGCGTCTACGGTATCGCCGTCCTCGATGATATCGGTGCTGTCGCACTCCTCCGGCTCGGCTTCGTTCACGGGAAGGAGAGGAGTCCGGGCCCAGGGGGAGTGCTCCTCGATAACGTCACTCACGGCATCTCCGAAGACGAACTTCAGCCGGGCGAGGAGTCCTACCGCGAGGCTCTGGATGATTCCCTGGAAGGCGACAGGGCTGCTTTCGAGTTGTTTCAGTGTGTTAGCGTACACCAGACCGGCGAGGTGGACCTCGTCGGTGTACTGCTTCTGTCCCGGCTCGGGCTTGAACCGGTACTGCTCCGTCAGGAACGCGGCGAGGCTGATACCTTTCTTCGGGGCGTGCGGAGTCTTCTTCCCCTCGACGCTCTCCGGCTGCTCCTTCGCCTCCTGGGTCGCCTTCTGCAATTCCCTCAAGTAGACGACGCCGGGGCGGAAGATTCGCTCGGCTCCGTTGATCAGCTTGCGGTACTCCTCGCTCTCCGCGCCGATGGTACACTCGATGCACTCAGGGTCCTTCCGCTTCGGGAAGCGGAGAGGTCTGCCGGCCGCGCGGGAGAGGGCCTTGCAGGTCTTGCGGCTTCTCTGGATGAGGGCGGCCTCAAGCACGCGGTTGAGCCCTTCGCTCGGAGTCTCCGCGAGGTGAAGAGCAAGCTGTCCGGATGGGTCGTATTCCGGCTTGTCCTTGTCGAGAGCGTTCGCGTACTTCCTGATCTGCTGGACGGTGTACGCCCCGATGGAGCCCTTCTCGTGGGTCACGAGGGCAAGCTGGGCGCTGATGTCCTGATAGGCGGTGTTGAGCGGGGTCGCGGTCAGGAGAATGAGCTTCTTCCTGTTGCCGTCGAACGGCTCGACGATCCGCCAGAGGTTCTTGTAGCGGTTGGAGCTTGTCGTTCGGAAGTTGTGAGACTCGTCGATAACGATAACATCGACCTGGCTTGCGAGCCCGTCAAGCAGCCAGAGGTCCTCGTCCTTCACGTCGGGATCCTCCGGGTCGTAGCCGAAGGCGGTCATCGCCTCGTAGTGAATGCTTCCGTAGGGTTCTCGGTAGCGTGAGAGATAGTCGTTGAGATAGAACTTCCAGCTATTCTCGATGATGTTCTTGGGCGCGATCAGCAGGACCTTCTTGCCTTCGCGAAGGTAGTACTCCATGAGGGCGAGGGCGATGAAGCTCTTACCGAGACCGACTCCGTCGCAGATCATGACACCGTTCTGCCGCTCGATGATCTTGAGGGCCTGGCCGTAGCCTTCCTCCTGATGCTTATCCAGCATGTTCAGCAGCCGGCTCGTATCCCTGGTAGGCAGCCCGTGTCGGTCGAACCCCCAGGTGTAAAGGGCTTTCAGGTAGAGGATGTAGGGCTCGTAGAGGGTGATCTGCCGGCGGATCTCCGCGAGGACATCGTCTGTGACTACATCCTCCTGCGCCTCCGCCCACATCTCCTCGTACCATTCGGCGAGCTGGGAGGTCTGCTCGGGCGTCAGTTCGACGTTGAGTTCGATGTTCTGCTCGAGCCCGGGCCGCGTAAAGTTCCCACTGCCGATGACCGCCATCCGAGACGGATGGATTCTTGGGCGGGCGACAAGGTATGCCTTTGCATGGAACTTCTTCGGGGTGTAGCATCGGGCCTCGACTCGGCCCTCCAGGAAGAGCGCCTCCATCTTCTGCAGAGCGGTGAGGAGCGGCGCGTTCTCCCGCTGCTTCAGGAGGTCGGTGTCCGACTTCATCCTGAGCATGGTGAGGAGCTGC from Armatimonadota bacterium includes:
- a CDS encoding DEAD/DEAH box helicase family protein, translating into MGEDSNSTISSIIDNRGENTLLAGIKRMGGGGQEISIATAFFSLDALLLLADDLAEYERIRILFGDDANPKQRRQLLTMLRMKSDTDLLKQRENAPLLTALQKMEALFLEGRVEARCYTPKKFHAKAYLVARPRIHPSRMAVIGSGNFTRPGLEQNIELNVELTPEQTSQLAEWYEEMWAEAQEDVVTDDVLAEIRRQITLYEPYILYLKALYTWGFDRHGLPTRDTSRLLNMLDKHQEEGYGQALKIIERQNGVMICDGVGLGKSFIALALMEYYLREGKKVLLIAPKNIIENSWKFYLNDYLSRYREPYGSIHYEAMTAFGYDPEDPDVKDEDLWLLDGLASQVDVIVIDESHNFRTTSSNRYKNLWRIVEPFDGNRKKLILLTATPLNTAYQDISAQLALVTHEKGSIGAYTVQQIRKYANALDKDKPEYDPSGQLALHLAETPSEGLNRVLEAALIQRSRKTCKALSRAAGRPLRFPKRKDPECIECTIGAESEEYRKLINGAERIFRPGVVYLRELQKATQEAKEQPESVEGKKTPHAPKKGISLAAFLTEQYRFKPEPGQKQYTDEVHLAGLVYANTLKQLESSPVAFQGIIQSLAVGLLARLKFVFGDAVSDVIEEHSPWARTPLLPVNEAEPEECDSTDIIEDGDTVDASGDEADEWLQIAVRSRGLQKKLRDFTEEKYDRERWKNGIIADLGYLRQIHDAILKARQQPDPKLEQVCPVILEELAKKSRVLVFTQSRRTAEYLEQELKARLTGFNVARIDSRVEDTRAAILYAFCPFYNPEKHAPSVPKRIDVLISTDVLSEGVNLQEAGVILNYDIHWNPVRLIQRIGRVDRRLDEKDTRPNPQFSIYNIFPAPEINKIINLVGSVEKRTLKISKALGLDESFFKSTDPAGTLKEFNKLYEGEMKAVDVASTKYVEVFDKPDPEIAALLEKLPPGAFGVWGNAPKDGLFALFTMEATEKASEADRAKFAQVIGRPVLVLEQTGLPVCHDAGEILDILSKTVEGESSGVPTNEGELSKRLTKLKNSVRGLFSDIGLPGTILPRLECWMELRKGNG